A part of Aspergillus flavus chromosome 5, complete sequence genomic DNA contains:
- a CDS encoding putative integral peroxisomal membrane peroxin (unnamed protein product), with the protein MEEYTPDAIVNRDEPVPVISVGKQRDEARDSKPSAGHQRSTSGAGRSLQDKLFAKLLQQVIPAEDVNDDSVVVGDKRPIDPKRPAFSLPLMANNFRRFNARIGIVFSFQTRVERLLTWRKSSHTFSFLFVYSFVCLDPHLLVIIPIASILLFVMVPAFLARHPPPPSTSTSSITPYYSYQGPALAPAKTIKPAPETSKDFFRNMRDLQNCMADFSDIHDATVSAFAPLTNFSNEKVSSVVFLVCTIITALLFLTAHLLPWRYILLVGGNAAILSSHPSLQELFQNIAGDLTNEPARKAPINPNNGKKNTMDVLGVSLPSSPSATMSSLRSLADISLDTYPEEREVEIFEIQYRSLAPYSDSQWDHFIFSPMPYDPLSPLRIAGDRPKGCRFFEDVQPPSGWAWKSKKWELDLDCREWVVERMITGVGFEVSESVSEESMANDEIGGWVWDLPSVTSYRDSSGVNAALGYEEFDSDLKSSVRGEIKKVKRKGKGRASQDYEEKGGTGPSVMGEWRRRRWVRIVHRTSMPTESDKAYTASEDRD; encoded by the exons ATGGAAGAATATACTCCGGACGCTATCGTCAACCGTGACGAGCCTGTCCCTGTAATCTCCGTGGGGAAACAAAGGGATGAAGCAAGAGACTCTAAACCTTCTGCTGGACATCAGCGATCCACCTCGGGCGCTGGTCGGTCCTTGCAAGATAAGCTATTCGCCAA ACTCTTGCAACAAGTGATCCCGGCAGAAGATGTCAACGACGACTCAGTGGTCGTGGGCGACAAGCGGCCTATCGACCCCAAAAGGCCGGCCTTCAGTCTGCCCCTGATGGCTAATAACTTCCGCAGATTCAATGCAAG AATTGGGATTGTATTCTCATTTCAAACGCGCGTGGAGCGTTTGCTCACCTGGAGAAAGTCTTCCCatactttctcttttctcttcgtctACTCTTTTGTCTGCTTagatcctcatcttcttgtaATTATCCCCATCGCTTCTATTTTACTGTTTGTGATGGTCCCCGCCTTCCTGGCACGCCATCCCCCACCTccgtcaacatcaacatccagTATCACTCCTTACTATTCATATCAAGGCCCGGCGCTTGCACCAGCCAAGACGATCAAGCCAGCACCAGAGACATCTAAGGATTTCTTTCGGAATATGCGGGACTTACAGAACTGTATGGCCGATTTCTCTGACATACACGATGCAACGGTTTCTGCATTCGCACCTCTGACAAATTTCTCCAACGAAAAGGTGTCGTCAGTTGTCTTTCTAGTCTGTACAATCATCACGGCCCTGCTATTCTTGACTGCGCATCTCCTTCCGTGGAGATATATACTCCTTGTGGGTGGCAACGCTGCCATTCTGTCCAGCCACCCCAGCCTTCAGGAGCTATTCCAAAATATTGCAGGTGATCTTACGAATGAGCCGGCTAGGAAAGCTCCCATAAACCCTAACAATGGCAAGAAGAATACAATGGACGTTCTAGGGGTATCCCTGCCATCTTCCCCCTCGGCGACCATGTCTTCGTTAAGGTCGTTGGCAGATATCTCCCTAGACACGTATCCCGAAGAACGTGAGGTGGAGATCTTCGAGATTCAATATCGCTCTCTGGCCCCTTATTCCGACTCTCAATGGGACCACTTCATTTTCAGCCCCATGCCATATGACCCACTATCCCCATTGCGTATTGCTGGAGACCGTCCTAAAGGTTGTCGGTTCTTTGAGGATGTCCAGCCGCCTTCTGGCTGGGCTTGGAAAAGCAAGAAGTGGGAACTTGACCTGGATTGCCGCGAGTGGGTTGTTGAACGAATGATTACCGGTGTCGGCTTTGAAGTTTCAGAAAGTGTCTCCGAGGAAAGCATGGCTAATGACGAGATCGGGGGCTGGGTCTGGGACCTCCCATCTGTTACATCATATCGGGATAGTAGCGGGGTAAATGCTGCATTAGGTTATGAGGAGTTTGACTCCGACTTGAAATCGTCCGTAAGGGGCGAAATCAAGAAGGTAAaacggaaaggaaagggacGGGCGTCCCAGGATTATGAGGAGAAGGGAGGTACTGGACCATCAGTAATGGGGGAATGGAGAAGACGACGTTGGGTACGAATTGTACACAGGACGAGTATGCCAACGGAAAGCGATAAGGCATATACGGCCAGTGAAGATAGGGATTGA
- a CDS encoding Phophatidylserine decarboxylase-domain-containing protein produces MSTDIPYPFAPGEWLPPLSRVFHYVNTLRDECLKDSPYPKHEPHSLDPRRKYPKVITDFKDLVENDPGLKELSKKMFDEIPRFDTDQSKFYNVRSFDEALIIFDAILFQSPSVMTLNSGISGITVPFNAVLNWPANTPSGNEFFLNKEVNEKIKNIVNQWGAFLQSPASREYLNADSDNGWFSPAYVTKMKEYAQWDGPIEDLYVCDPTKDYWGFGSWDAFFIRRFRPGLRPVREDDEPDIYIVSPCEAGPQVEEGKQYPKDVRKKVQARDTFWLKGQPYSIFNMLNYDGLSRRFVFGTVYQGWLSSACYHRWHAPISGTIKKVALVPGTYYSTVMSHNYPEPDPSGPNLSQLYLASVATRALIFIESNYKPLGLVCFIAIGMNEISSCEVTVKAGDSVTKGEEIGMFHMGGSAFCLLFENGVDLKFEDLPTGSTLFKLNSRLAEVLV; encoded by the coding sequence ATGTCAACAGATATACCGTATCCCTTCGCACCGGGTGAGTGGCTACCACCACTCAGTCGAGTCTTCCACTATGTAAACACCCTTCGAGACGAGTGTCTAAAGGACTCGCCGTACCCCAAGCACGAGCCACATTCTCTCGACCCAAGGAGAAAATATCCGAAAGTCATCACCGACTTCAAAGACCTCGTCGAGAATGACCCTGGTCTCAAAGAACTCTCCAAAAAAATGTTTGACGAGATACCCCGATTCGATACCGATCAGTCCAAGTTCTACAACGTACGAAGCTTTGATGAGGCTTTGATAATCTTCGACGCTATCCTGTTCCAATCGCCATCTGTGATGACTCTTAATTCAGGAATCAGTGGCATCACGGTCCCATTCAACGCCGTCCTGAACTGGCCGGCGAATACCCCCAGTGGAAACGAGTTCTTCTTGAACAAGGAAGTCAAcgaaaagatcaagaacatTGTCAACCAATGGGGAGCATTCCTGCAGTCCCCTGCCTCCCGAGAATATCTCAACGCGGATTCCGACAATGGCTGGTTCTCCCCGGCGTATGTGACTAAAATGAAAGAGTATGCGCAGTGGGATGGACCTATCGAAGACCTGTACGTGTGCGATCCTACCAAGGATTACTGGGGCTTTGGATCGTGGGATGCATTCTTTATCCGTAGGTTCCGTCCCGGGCTGCGACCGGTTCGTGAGGATGACGAACCAGACATTTACATTGTCAGTCCCTGCGAGGCCGGTCCCCAAGTTGAAGAGGGGAAACAATATCCCAAAGATGTTAGGAAGAAAGTGCAAGCCCGTGATACGTTTTGGTTGAAAGGCCAGCCGTACTCGATTTTCAATATGTTGAACTATGATGGCTTAAGCCGACGTTTCGTGTTCGGTACCGTTTACCAGGGCTGGCTCAGCTCTGCGTGCTATCACCGTTGGCATGCACCGATCTCTGGGACGATCAAGAAGGTCGCACTCGTCCCAGGTACTTACTATTCCACAGTCATGTCACATAACTATCCGGAGCCAGATCCGTCGGGGCCCAACCTCTCTCAGCTGTATCTGGCTTCGGTGGCTACTAGAGCGCTTATATTCATCGAGTCGAATTATAAGCCATTGGGGTTGGTGTGCTTTATCGCGATTGGAATGAACGAGATCTCCAGTTGCGAGGTGACAGTGAAAGCGGGTGACAGCGTAACCAAGGGAGAGGAGATAGGGATGTTCCACATGGGAGGTTCAGCGTTCTGTCTGCTGTTTGAAAATGGTGTGGATCTGAAGTTTGAGGATCTACCAACTGGCAGTACGTTGTTCAAATTGAACAGTCGTTTAGCTGAGGTTCTAGTATAA
- a CDS encoding putative phosphatidylserine decarboxylase, giving the protein MATSAVHVPLRDSFHSKDFKAIDRYRLNIIRKAAACPPGKLDPLIQEFRQLIESNETLKNLAENMLQEVPPTPTYDFDPSGQFARINNIDDMLKCLNAVLYRAPHWNDDAHKAGLIGVPFNAILNWPMATPSGYNFFRYDNVNRCLEKILNAHGEFLKSPQSRDALPSWFEPGPLSILTEKASPYWPDGKKKNFDQIYITDAGDRCRGFQSWDAFFSRKFRDGIRPVEYPDRNHDMADRNKNVIANACESVAYHCASKVPRSAEFSLKEQPYSLQDMLDGNFVEDFVGGTVYQAWLAAECYHRWHSPVSGEIKKAVRIPGTYFSELRAYGFPEVEGHREIPDPSSPNLSQRYITAVATRALIFIEADNPVIGLMCFIAVGMDEIASCTFSVKEGQKVMKGQELGSFHLGGSSHCLVFGPHVSLSWTRDAQGPFSDTEFDKHTIIPVNKWLAYASPASK; this is encoded by the coding sequence ATGGCGACCTCAGCAGTGCATGTTCCCCTGCGGGACTCGTTCCATTCAAAAGATTTCAAAGCTATCGATAGATATCGCCTGAACATCATCAGGAAGGCTGCAGCCTGTCCACCCGGGAAACTAGATCCCCTTATACAAGAATTCAGGCAGTTGATCGAAAGCAATGAGACGTTGAAGAACCTAGCAGAAAATATGCTCCAAGAAGTACCACCGACTCCCACCTATGATTTTGATCCAAGTGGCCAATTTGCGAGAATTAACAACATTGATGACATGCTCAAATGCCTCAATGCGGTGCTGTATAGAGCACCGCATTGGAACGATGACGCACACAAAGCTGGTCTCATCGGGGTTCCCTTCAATGCCATCCTGAACTGGCCCATGGCCACGCCAAGCGGATACAACTTCTTCAGATACGACAATGTGAATAGGTGTCTTGAGAAGATTCTCAACGCGCACGGGGAATTTCTGAAGAGCCCCCAATCTAGAGATGCTTTGCCCAGTTGGTTTGAACCTGGACCTCTTAGCATCCTAACAGAGAAGGCTTCTCCGTACTGGCCGGatggcaaaaagaagaactttGACCAAATCTACATCACAGATGCTGGCGACCGTTGCCGCGGCTTTCAGTCATGGGACGCCTTTTTCTCTCGTAAATTTCGCGACGGTATCCGTCCGGTCGAATACCCAGACAGGAACCACGACATGGCCGACAGAAATAAAAATGTTATTGCAAACGCCTGCGAGTCTGTTGCCTACCACTGTGCCTCCAAGGTGCCAAGGAGCGCCGAGTTTTCTTTGAAAGAACAGCCATACTCGCTTCAAGATATGTTAGACGGTAACTTCGTCGAAGACTTTGTTGGCGGCACGGTATACCAAGCTTGGCTGGCCGCTGAGTGCTATCACCGCTGGCACTCCCCAGTGTCTGGAGAGATCAAAAAGGCAGTAAGAATACCAGGCACGTACTTTTCCGAGCTTCGAGCATACGGCTTCCCGGAAGTCGAAGGGCATCGCGAGATACCGGACCCTTCCTCACCGAATCTCTCCCAGCGTTACATCACCGCCGTTGCCACTAGAGCACTTATCTTCATTGAAGCCGATAATCCGGTTATTGGGCTTATGTGCTTTATCGCAGTTGGAATGGACGAGATTGCTAGCTGTACGTTTTCAGTCAAGgaaggccaaaaggtcaTGAAAGGACAGGAACTTGGCTCGTTTCACCTTGGAGGATCATCCCATTGCCTCGTTTTTGGACCCCACGTGAGCCTGAGTTGGACTAGAGATGCGCAAGGGCCATTCAGCGACACGGAGTTTGATAAACATACCATAATTCCGGTTAACAAATGGTTGGCATACGCATCGCCTGCTTCGAAGTGA
- a CDS encoding putative GILT family thiol reductase translates to MEKQPNKMSTHSHTHVSKPYSLLQYCVIAPCLLLAGICFSSFSLADAKQTGYTYGSSYDATRKVPFEVHIESRCPDARDCLQKLVAPAYWQVKDKVDFRISYVGEVWEKPRRDVTCQHGMNECKGNKLLVCSEKHAESISDALDFNTCVLSDYERVPDEGLIEECAQEHNIDYQKISDCANSEEGLELLISSVERSVAVNANASCTVRVDDKEWCFRDNYEWKCPSGHGVVENLVQEIEKLSGDGEDGTEYL, encoded by the exons atggagaagcagcCTAATAAAATGTCCACACATTCCCATACTCATGTATCCAAACCGTACTCACTGCTCCAATATTGTGTGATTGCCCCGTGTCTTCTCTTAGCCGGGatctgcttttcttctttcagcCTCGCCGATGCTAAGCAAACCGGATACACTTATGGAAGCTCTTACGACGCGACACGGAAAGTTCCCTTTGAAGTCCACATCGAAAGCCGATGCCCCGACGCCCGAGACTGTCTACAGAAGCTCGTCGCCCCTGCATATTGGCAAGTGAAAGATAAAGTGGACTTCAGAATCAGTTATGTCGGAGA GGTTTGGGAAAAGCCCAGAAGGGATGTAACCTGTCAACATGGCATGAACGAATGCAAAGGGAACAAATTGCTCGTATGTTCCGAGAAACACGCAGAATCTATTAGCGATGCCCTGGATTTCAATACCTGCGTGCTATCAGATTATGAGCGTGTTCCTGATGAGGGTTTGATCGAGGAGTGTGCGCAGGAACATAACATCGATTATCAGAAGATCAGTGATTGTGCGAACAGTGAAGAAGGCCTGGAACTTTTGATTAGCAGTGTCGAGCGTAGCGTTGCCGTGAATGCGAATGCTAGTTGCACTGTTCGTGTAGATGATAAGGAGTGGTGCTTCCGGGATAACTATGAGTGGAAGTGCCCGTCTGGTCATGGTGTTGTGGAGAATTTGGTTCAGGAGATCGAGAAGTTGTCTGGGGATGGTGAGGACGGAACTGAATACCTGTAG